The Marivivens sp. LCG002 genome includes a window with the following:
- a CDS encoding ThuA domain-containing protein yields MKKALITWGGWEGHEPDKVARLFEGVLSRNGYEVEVYDSLDCFDDAEALKSLDLIVPVWTMSKITKEQAVNVSEAVAQGTGLAGCHGGMCDAFREQVVWQFMTGANWVAHPGGDGVKYSVNIVDHDHPTTKGIADFEVATEQYYLHVDPANHVLATTTFPTVPWYHSPNGEAVMPVAWTRKWGRGRVYYNALGHKENVISSGPALEMLTRGLLWAGEGYALREQSGIDLAALRTAGSHF; encoded by the coding sequence ATGAAAAAAGCATTGATCACATGGGGTGGCTGGGAGGGTCACGAACCCGACAAGGTTGCGCGCCTTTTCGAGGGTGTTCTGAGCCGGAACGGCTATGAGGTCGAAGTTTATGACAGCCTTGATTGCTTCGACGACGCCGAAGCGTTGAAGTCGCTTGATCTGATCGTTCCCGTTTGGACGATGAGCAAGATCACCAAAGAGCAAGCGGTCAATGTGTCCGAGGCCGTGGCCCAAGGCACGGGGCTTGCCGGATGTCACGGCGGTATGTGCGACGCCTTTCGCGAACAGGTCGTCTGGCAGTTTATGACAGGGGCAAACTGGGTCGCGCATCCGGGTGGTGACGGGGTGAAATATTCGGTCAATATCGTCGACCACGACCATCCGACCACCAAGGGCATTGCCGATTTCGAGGTCGCGACCGAGCAGTATTACCTACATGTCGATCCGGCCAACCATGTGCTCGCAACGACCACGTTCCCGACGGTGCCTTGGTATCATTCGCCGAATGGGGAGGCAGTGATGCCTGTCGCATGGACCCGCAAATGGGGACGTGGGCGCGTTTATTACAATGCCCTCGGGCACAAGGAAAACGTGATCAGCTCGGGCCCCGCACTTGAAATGCTCACGCGCGGCTTGCTTTGGGCAGGCGAAGGCTATGCGCTTCGCGAACAATCGGGAATCGATCTTGCCGCACTTCGGACCGCGGGGTCCCATTTTTAG
- the kduI gene encoding 5-dehydro-4-deoxy-D-glucuronate isomerase yields the protein MTLKTQTRYAIDPATAKALDTEGLRNHFHVGGLFKEGEINLVYSHYDRLILGSVVPNGGALVLDHVPETGTKTILERREMGILNIGERGTIDVGGTSYSIAHGDVLYVGRGSGPITFGGKGRYYVLSAPAHHSYPTRLVTVSEARRVELGSKETANERVIIQVLHPEVIQTCQLVMGYTQFAEGSVWNTMPAHTHDRRMEAYLYFDLSLDQRVFHFMGEPQETRHMVIANEEAIISPPWSIHSGVGTGSYTFCWAMAGDNVDFTDMDMIAMGDLR from the coding sequence ATGACGCTCAAGACCCAAACCCGCTACGCAATCGATCCCGCAACGGCCAAGGCCCTCGACACAGAAGGACTGCGCAACCACTTCCATGTCGGCGGTCTTTTCAAGGAAGGCGAGATCAATCTCGTCTATAGCCATTATGACCGTTTGATCCTCGGGTCCGTTGTGCCGAACGGCGGCGCACTCGTCCTCGACCATGTGCCCGAAACAGGGACCAAGACGATCCTTGAACGCCGCGAAATGGGCATTCTCAACATCGGCGAACGAGGCACGATCGACGTCGGCGGGACCTCCTATTCAATCGCGCATGGCGACGTGCTCTACGTCGGGCGCGGCTCCGGCCCGATCACTTTCGGCGGCAAGGGGCGGTATTACGTGCTGAGCGCCCCTGCGCATCACTCCTACCCCACTCGCCTCGTTACGGTCTCTGAAGCACGCCGCGTGGAACTGGGCAGCAAGGAAACCGCAAACGAACGCGTCATCATTCAGGTCCTCCACCCCGAAGTTATCCAGACCTGTCAGCTCGTCATGGGCTATACCCAGTTTGCCGAAGGCTCGGTCTGGAACACCATGCCCGCCCATACCCACGATCGCCGGATGGAGGCCTATCTCTATTTCGATCTTTCCCTTGACCAACGCGTGTTCCACTTTATGGGCGAGCCGCAAGAAACCCGCCACATGGTCATCGCAAACGAGGAAGCCATCATTTCTCCGCCTTGGTCGATCCACTCGGGGGTCGGAACAGGGTCCTACACTTTCTGCTGGGCCATGGCAGGCGACAACGTCGACTTTACCGATATGGACATGATCGCGATGGGGGATCTGCGATGA
- a CDS encoding methyl-accepting chemotaxis protein has protein sequence MFKNLSLFWKIPLAYFVLTVASSVIPTPFAISVITDTIRDSAYRQLEAHRDQKIEALQTKVELVSNRMIQLSNDYSMSTALQSLSSGLTVVAQEDPWAIEFLRSELQANRIPDARQSGFNLTSYLYQYDRWASWGKAQADFVELDDLYILNLKGDVVFTAGDHGELGLNVTEGDLAATSLGRVALEAIEIARNGELARVVFADFEPYALRGNASLSFFAAPVFDQYGDPVGVFVGALPLAFFDLLKGDLGFTFDTHVSLFDKNKETVASFVHRVDGADLASDHLDSQEIISRISTMGQSGVETVELSSGERAMVGYRTFDLLGGTYGIAIEADEDQVLALLGVLYRILGLAGILAFLTTGAGAILVARSISRPSARMSLSLQEVIRNRDMSARLDVESEDEIGRSSRAMNEILELVDGTIGEFHERSVMLGGEAARLEQASHTLAANAESQSTAIEELSTTIEQTSHQVRSNALASKAANDVAQNTTATVSRGREKLDQMVEAIKEINTSSSEIANIIKVIDEIAFQTNLLALNAAVEAARAGQHGRGFAVVAAEVRNLAGRSAKAARETSDLIDKSARRVDLGVALTQEASKSFDQINDDFVRIAELVENISVASEEQARGVELVNDAINDLSKIARSTSIEADGIAETAEQLTSASRYLKEQVGKYRSSAIKTERSENTVAETVSKPALRSAPLKQTSFEPASVANDASPIVKPRAVSSNSSSIDEDERGYGTF, from the coding sequence ATGTTTAAAAACCTGTCGCTCTTCTGGAAGATCCCGCTGGCCTACTTTGTGCTCACCGTTGCTTCTTCGGTGATACCGACGCCTTTTGCCATTTCGGTGATTACCGACACGATCAGAGATAGCGCTTATCGCCAGCTTGAAGCGCACCGCGATCAAAAGATCGAAGCGCTCCAGACTAAGGTCGAGTTGGTGTCCAACAGGATGATCCAACTTTCGAACGACTATTCGATGAGCACCGCGCTTCAGTCGCTCTCCTCGGGCCTTACGGTGGTGGCTCAAGAAGACCCGTGGGCCATCGAGTTTCTGCGCAGCGAACTGCAGGCAAACCGCATTCCGGACGCACGGCAATCCGGATTCAATCTCACTTCCTATCTCTACCAATATGACCGCTGGGCAAGCTGGGGCAAAGCACAGGCTGATTTCGTCGAGCTTGATGATTTGTATATTTTGAACCTCAAAGGGGATGTTGTGTTCACGGCGGGCGATCATGGCGAGCTTGGTCTTAATGTGACGGAAGGCGATCTTGCCGCAACGAGCCTTGGGCGTGTCGCTTTGGAGGCCATCGAGATCGCGCGCAACGGTGAGCTCGCGCGCGTTGTTTTCGCTGACTTCGAACCCTATGCTCTTCGTGGCAATGCATCATTAAGTTTCTTTGCCGCCCCCGTGTTTGACCAATATGGTGATCCGGTCGGGGTGTTTGTCGGCGCGTTGCCGCTTGCGTTTTTCGACCTGCTGAAAGGTGATCTGGGCTTTACGTTCGACACCCATGTTTCGCTTTTCGATAAGAACAAGGAAACCGTTGCCAGCTTTGTTCACCGCGTTGACGGCGCCGACCTCGCATCTGACCATCTTGATAGTCAGGAAATCATCTCGCGCATCAGCACCATGGGTCAATCGGGTGTGGAAACGGTCGAACTTTCTTCCGGAGAACGTGCGATGGTCGGCTACCGCACGTTCGATTTGCTTGGGGGCACCTACGGAATTGCCATCGAGGCCGATGAGGATCAGGTTCTTGCTCTACTCGGTGTGCTGTATCGGATCTTGGGCTTGGCAGGAATTCTTGCTTTCCTCACGACAGGCGCAGGTGCAATCCTCGTCGCGCGTTCGATCTCGCGGCCGTCGGCCAGGATGAGCCTGAGCTTGCAGGAGGTTATCCGTAATCGGGACATGTCGGCGCGGCTCGATGTTGAGAGTGAAGACGAGATCGGCCGATCCTCGCGTGCGATGAACGAAATCCTCGAGCTTGTGGACGGGACAATCGGTGAATTCCACGAACGCAGTGTGATGCTCGGTGGAGAGGCGGCGCGGTTGGAACAGGCGTCACATACGCTTGCGGCCAATGCCGAGAGCCAGTCGACGGCCATCGAGGAGCTTTCTACGACGATCGAACAAACCTCGCATCAGGTGCGGTCCAATGCCTTGGCCTCCAAAGCGGCGAACGATGTTGCCCAGAACACGACCGCGACGGTCAGCCGTGGCCGCGAGAAGCTCGACCAGATGGTCGAGGCGATCAAAGAGATCAACACCTCGTCCAGCGAGATTGCGAATATCATCAAGGTCATCGACGAAATCGCGTTCCAGACCAACTTGCTTGCGCTCAACGCTGCCGTCGAGGCTGCACGTGCGGGCCAGCATGGTCGCGGATTTGCGGTCGTGGCTGCCGAGGTGCGTAACCTTGCGGGTCGCTCGGCAAAGGCCGCGCGCGAAACCTCGGATCTTATCGACAAGTCCGCGCGCCGTGTGGATCTTGGGGTTGCTTTGACACAAGAAGCGTCGAAGTCCTTTGACCAGATCAACGATGACTTTGTCCGTATCGCGGAGCTTGTCGAGAATATCAGTGTCGCCTCGGAAGAGCAGGCGCGCGGTGTCGAGCTTGTCAACGACGCGATCAACGACTTGTCCAAGATCGCCCGCTCGACGAGCATCGAAGCCGACGGGATTGCGGAGACCGCCGAACAGCTGACGTCTGCGAGCCGTTATCTCAAGGAGCAGGTCGGCAAGTATCGCTCGTCCGCTATCAAAACCGAGCGGTCCGAAAACACTGTGGCCGAAACGGTGTCCAAGCCCGCATTGCGCAGCGCACCTTTGAAGCAAACGAGCTTTGAGCCGGCCTCTGTCGCGAATGATGCATCGCCCATCGTCAAGCCAAGGGCAGTGTCATCAAATTCTTCCTCGATCGATGAGGACGAGCGCGGTTACGGAACGTTCTAA
- the purU gene encoding formyltetrahydrofolate deformylase, whose translation MTQFALTVTCKSTRGIVAAIANFLADHGCNITDASQYDDALTGKFFMRVSFRAETGETLDALNAKFADTAAKFDMDAAFHDENERLKVVIMVSRFGHCLNDLLYRWRIGALPIDIVAVISNHLDYQKVVVNHDIPFHHIRVTKENKPDAEARIMAVVEDTNADLIVLARYMQILSDEMCKKMSGRIINIHHSFLPSFKGANPYKQAYERGVKLIGATSHYVTADLDEGPIIEQDIIRVTHAQSADDYVSLGRDVESQVLARAIHAHIHRRVFLNGEKTVVFPASPGSYASERMG comes from the coding sequence ATGACCCAGTTCGCACTTACCGTTACCTGCAAATCGACACGCGGCATTGTGGCCGCTATCGCCAATTTCTTGGCCGATCACGGGTGCAACATCACTGATGCGTCGCAGTATGACGATGCGCTGACGGGCAAATTCTTTATGCGTGTTTCGTTTCGTGCGGAAACGGGTGAAACGCTCGATGCGCTTAATGCCAAGTTCGCGGACACCGCTGCCAAATTCGATATGGACGCGGCTTTTCACGACGAAAACGAGCGTCTCAAGGTTGTTATCATGGTGTCGCGCTTCGGGCATTGTCTCAACGATCTTCTGTATCGTTGGCGCATCGGTGCGCTTCCCATCGATATCGTTGCCGTCATTTCAAACCACCTCGACTATCAAAAGGTTGTTGTGAACCATGACATTCCGTTCCACCACATCCGCGTGACGAAAGAGAACAAGCCCGATGCCGAAGCCCGCATCATGGCGGTGGTCGAGGACACCAATGCAGATCTGATCGTGCTTGCGCGCTATATGCAGATCCTTTCGGATGAAATGTGCAAGAAGATGTCTGGCCGTATCATCAACATCCACCACTCGTTCCTGCCGTCGTTCAAGGGTGCGAACCCCTATAAGCAGGCCTATGAGCGCGGGGTCAAACTCATCGGGGCGACGTCGCACTATGTGACTGCCGACCTCGACGAGGGTCCGATCATCGAGCAGGACATCATCCGCGTCACCCACGCTCAGAGTGCAGACGATTATGTGTCGCTCGGGCGTGACGTGGAAAGCCAAGTGCTTGCGCGTGCCATCCACGCACATATCCACCGCCGCGTGTTCCTCAATGGCGAAAAGACGGTGGTCTTCCCTGCTTCTCCGGGATCCTACGCTTCCGAGCGTATGGGCTAA
- a CDS encoding mannitol dehydrogenase family protein codes for MEAGLPAERLARADAAPKPGIVHLGPGAFFRAFNAVYTADAIERDGGDWGIVAVSLQSPTARDQLAPQDNLYTSVTLGPNGADYRVIPSLAKVLVAPEDPAAVVEIMAAQTTRIVSLTVTEKGYCHEPATGRLNLSHPDIAHDLTSDLPKSAVGFIVAALSKRRQSGTAPFTVMTCDNLPSNGHLLRKLVLEFATAKDPALAAWIETEVAFPSTMVDRITPATTPADVEALQKTKGYFDPACVQHEPFRQWVIEDNFPNGRPSWDKVGAQMVTSVEAHEHMKLRCLNGTHSTLAYLGYLGGYETIAETVSDPNYAKLCQILWQAEIIPTLDPPEGEDLPAYAEALLERYRNPSIRHRTWQIAMDGSQKLPQRILGTILDARVAGRNTPGLILAVAGWMRYVGGIDENGAPIEVKDPLAADLRAAADGAATTQAKVEALLAIRKVFDETLANDADFKAALITAYQGLVDHGAKEMVKRFIA; via the coding sequence ATGGAGGCTGGCTTGCCCGCTGAACGTCTTGCCCGCGCCGACGCGGCTCCGAAACCCGGTATTGTCCATCTTGGGCCAGGTGCCTTTTTCCGCGCGTTCAATGCCGTCTATACCGCCGATGCGATCGAGCGCGACGGGGGCGATTGGGGCATCGTAGCGGTCAGCCTCCAAAGCCCCACGGCACGCGATCAACTCGCCCCCCAAGACAACCTTTATACCTCTGTGACCCTTGGGCCGAACGGCGCGGACTATCGAGTCATCCCTTCGCTCGCAAAGGTTCTCGTCGCCCCAGAAGACCCCGCTGCAGTGGTGGAAATCATGGCAGCGCAAACGACACGGATCGTATCGCTGACCGTAACAGAAAAAGGCTATTGCCACGAACCCGCAACGGGACGGCTCAACCTTTCCCATCCTGATATCGCGCATGATCTGACAAGCGATCTTCCCAAATCCGCGGTCGGCTTCATCGTTGCCGCGCTTTCGAAACGGCGTCAAAGCGGGACAGCCCCTTTTACTGTGATGACCTGCGATAACCTGCCGTCGAATGGCCACTTGTTGCGCAAACTCGTTCTTGAATTCGCAACCGCCAAAGACCCTGCGCTTGCCGCTTGGATCGAAACAGAGGTCGCCTTTCCCTCGACCATGGTGGATCGCATCACGCCCGCGACCACCCCTGCGGATGTTGAGGCTCTGCAAAAGACCAAAGGCTATTTCGATCCCGCTTGCGTCCAGCATGAACCCTTTCGCCAATGGGTGATCGAAGACAATTTTCCAAACGGTCGCCCGTCATGGGACAAAGTCGGCGCCCAAATGGTCACTTCGGTCGAAGCGCATGAACACATGAAGCTGCGCTGTCTCAACGGCACCCACTCGACCCTCGCCTATCTCGGCTATCTCGGCGGATACGAGACAATAGCGGAAACGGTTTCAGACCCGAATTATGCCAAACTCTGCCAAATCCTCTGGCAGGCCGAGATCATCCCAACCCTCGATCCACCCGAGGGAGAGGACCTTCCCGCCTATGCAGAGGCTTTGCTGGAACGCTATCGCAACCCCTCCATCCGTCACCGCACATGGCAGATCGCGATGGATGGCTCACAAAAACTCCCCCAGCGTATCCTCGGCACGATCCTTGACGCACGCGTGGCGGGGCGCAACACACCCGGTCTGATCCTCGCCGTTGCGGGATGGATGCGGTATGTCGGCGGGATCGATGAAAACGGCGCTCCGATCGAGGTCAAGGACCCGCTCGCCGCCGACCTGCGCGCGGCCGCTGATGGCGCTGCGACCACTCAGGCCAAGGTCGAAGCGCTCCTCGCCATACGCAAGGTCTTTGACGAAACGCTGGCGAACGACGCGGATTTCAAAGCCGCTCTGATCACCGCCTATCAAGGCCTTGTGGACCATGGCGCAAAGGAAATGGTCAAGCGCTTCATCGCATAA
- the kduD gene encoding 2-dehydro-3-deoxy-D-gluconate 5-dehydrogenase KduD: protein MNDPFRIDGQRALVTGANTGIGQAVALGLAERGAHVIAAGRSSCEETIAMITGAGGSAEAFTLDLSDPKHAAEHLCDAGQLDILVNNAGIIRRADAIDYSESDWDDVVDTNLKAAFLLSQAFARAAIVRGHGGRIVNIASLLSFQGGIRVPAYTASKHGIAGLTKALANEWAAKGITVNAVAPGYIATNNTTALREDPKRAAEILGRIPAGRWGEPSDIAGAVAFLCTPAAAYITGAVLNVDGGWLAR, encoded by the coding sequence ATGAACGACCCATTCCGCATCGACGGACAACGCGCCCTTGTCACGGGCGCGAACACAGGGATCGGCCAAGCGGTGGCACTCGGGCTTGCGGAACGCGGCGCACATGTGATTGCAGCGGGACGGTCGTCCTGCGAAGAAACCATCGCGATGATCACAGGAGCAGGCGGTTCTGCAGAAGCTTTCACACTCGATCTCAGTGACCCCAAACACGCGGCAGAGCACCTCTGCGATGCGGGTCAACTCGATATACTTGTGAACAACGCAGGCATCATCCGCCGCGCCGATGCCATAGATTACAGCGAAAGCGATTGGGACGACGTCGTAGACACCAACCTCAAAGCGGCCTTTCTCTTGTCCCAAGCCTTTGCCCGCGCCGCCATCGTTCGTGGTCACGGCGGCCGCATCGTCAACATCGCATCCCTTCTGTCGTTTCAGGGCGGCATCCGTGTGCCCGCCTATACCGCGTCGAAGCACGGCATTGCGGGACTCACCAAAGCCCTTGCCAACGAATGGGCCGCAAAGGGGATCACCGTTAACGCCGTTGCGCCGGGATACATCGCCACCAACAATACAACGGCACTCCGCGAGGACCCGAAACGCGCCGCCGAAATCCTTGGCCGCATCCCTGCGGGTCGTTGGGGCGAACCCTCGGACATCGCAGGAGCCGTTGCCTTTCTCTGCACCCCCGCCGCGGCCTATATCACAGGCGCAGTGCTCAACGTCGATGGAGGCTGGCTTGCCCGCTGA
- a CDS encoding GntR family transcriptional regulator — translation MNDQLRSLIPAPVMSTTDQVFDAMYRAIIKLDLPPGTKVSEADISKQLGVSRQPVRDAFFRLSEKGFLLIRPQRATLITKISEKGVRDAHFVREALEAACVIEATKRATSADLTELEQLIEDQQRAVDTRDREKFHDLDETFHKTICEIAGHGHVWTLIREKKAQMDRVRFLTLSSDSQLAKDEHVRLFDAIRSRDTELAEKMLRSHVSRILTVLPRIRVEHAQYFEDLE, via the coding sequence ATGAACGACCAGCTCAGATCACTCATTCCCGCGCCCGTCATGTCGACAACCGATCAGGTTTTCGACGCCATGTATCGTGCCATCATCAAGCTTGATCTGCCTCCCGGGACCAAAGTGTCCGAGGCCGATATTTCCAAACAGCTCGGTGTTTCGCGACAGCCCGTGCGGGACGCGTTTTTCCGTTTGTCGGAAAAAGGGTTCTTGTTGATCCGCCCGCAGCGGGCGACCCTGATCACCAAGATTTCCGAAAAGGGCGTGCGGGACGCGCATTTCGTCCGTGAAGCTCTCGAGGCCGCTTGCGTGATCGAAGCGACCAAGCGTGCGACCTCGGCCGATCTTACCGAGTTGGAGCAGCTTATCGAAGATCAGCAACGCGCGGTCGATACTCGGGATCGCGAGAAATTCCACGATCTGGACGAGACCTTTCACAAGACGATTTGCGAAATTGCGGGACACGGGCATGTGTGGACCCTTATTCGCGAGAAAAAGGCCCAGATGGACCGTGTGCGGTTCTTGACCCTGTCGTCGGACAGCCAGCTTGCCAAAGACGAACATGTCCGGCTTTTTGATGCGATCAGGTCGCGGGATACCGAGCTTGCCGAAAAGATGCTGCGTAGCCACGTCAGCCGCATTCTGACAGTCCTTCCGCGTATCCGTGTCGAACACGCTCAGTATTTCGAGGATCTCGAATGA
- a CDS encoding aldose epimerase family protein: protein MITNFGTTPSGETVQMITLEGGDLRAEVVTYGAALRSLYLDGFEPSLALGAETLEDLIGPLRYFGSTVGRVANRIKNAEYHLGGQRFELEKNFVGKHTLHGGDSGVGGQVWSIADMGSDFVTLSLSEESGHGGFGGEIAMQVTYRLNGRALEVVMTATSDSETPCNLAHHSYFNLDGEGNVDGHRLRVDAETFVPLDDELIPTGDPVSVEGTKLDFRVMRPLGDVHYDNNLCVSAERVALREVARVEGAKSGISLTVETTEAGLQIYNALHLTEEGTRGLGGRIYRTHAGLALETQVWPDAINREGYPDCIIGPNKPYESITRYVFARD, encoded by the coding sequence ATGATTACGAATTTCGGCACAACGCCGTCGGGGGAGACGGTGCAGATGATTACGCTCGAGGGCGGCGATCTTCGGGCAGAGGTTGTGACTTATGGCGCTGCGCTACGGTCGCTTTATCTTGACGGGTTCGAGCCTTCGCTTGCTTTGGGTGCCGAGACGCTCGAGGATCTTATCGGACCACTGCGCTATTTCGGCTCGACCGTGGGCCGCGTGGCGAACCGTATCAAGAACGCCGAATACCATTTGGGTGGTCAGCGGTTCGAGCTTGAGAAGAACTTTGTCGGCAAGCACACGCTCCATGGGGGTGACTCTGGCGTCGGCGGTCAGGTTTGGTCGATTGCCGATATGGGGTCCGATTTTGTCACACTGTCGCTGTCCGAGGAGAGCGGGCACGGCGGGTTCGGCGGCGAAATCGCGATGCAGGTTACCTATCGGCTGAACGGGCGCGCGCTTGAGGTCGTCATGACCGCCACATCGGACAGTGAAACGCCCTGCAACCTTGCCCATCACAGCTATTTTAATCTTGATGGCGAAGGGAATGTCGACGGCCATCGGCTTCGGGTCGATGCCGAGACCTTTGTGCCGCTTGATGATGAGCTGATCCCCACGGGTGATCCCGTGAGCGTCGAGGGGACCAAGCTTGATTTTCGGGTTATGCGGCCACTTGGAGATGTGCATTACGACAATAATCTGTGCGTGTCCGCCGAGCGTGTTGCATTGCGCGAGGTGGCGCGGGTCGAAGGGGCGAAGTCGGGTATTTCACTGACGGTCGAGACGACCGAGGCCGGTCTCCAGATTTACAACGCGCTGCACCTCACCGAAGAAGGGACGCGAGGGCTTGGCGGGCGGATTTATCGGACCCATGCGGGGCTTGCTCTTGAAACGCAGGTCTGGCCCGATGCGATCAATCGAGAGGGGTATCCCGACTGTATCATCGGGCCGAACAAGCCTTATGAGAGCATCACGCGGTATGTTTTTGCGCGGGACTAG
- a CDS encoding alpha-amylase family glycosyl hydrolase, whose amino-acid sequence MAQEWWRDAVIYQIYPRSFQDTNGDGIGDLKGITDRLEYVASLGVDAIWLSPFFTSPDLDMGYDVSDYTGVNPLFGTLDDFDALIDRAHALGLRVIIDQVLSHSSNEHPWFVESRSNRTNPKADWYVWADPKADGTAPNNWLSVFGGSAWQFDTRRKQYYLHNFLTEQPDLNFHNPEVVDALLETMRFWLDRGVDGFRLDTVNFYVHDKELRDNPPSGWEHFPNNPYEAQDQIFSKSRPENIDVLRRMRALTDAYEDRMMVGEVGEMGRQIDIMAEYTSGGDKLHMAYSFEFLSHLHSAEHFRSRIAKFLDKAPDGWPCWSFSNHDVQRHAARWTPKGGDSDAVAKQSIAMLASFPGTLNIYQGEELGQTETDIEFHELMDTANIDFWPEYKGRDGCRTPMVWDSSEPYAGFSDAKPWLPIKAPQAARARSLQENNGESVLNAYRETLGFRKAQPALRFGATQFLDLPEPVLGIQRALDGQGVTAFFNLSDATVALSLSSAGKAIGPRLATVEGEGVTLPAFGFVYLEGLLEAAVSEA is encoded by the coding sequence ATGGCTCAGGAATGGTGGCGCGATGCCGTGATCTATCAAATCTATCCCCGTTCGTTTCAGGACACGAACGGCGATGGGATCGGGGATTTGAAGGGGATTACGGATCGACTGGAGTATGTCGCCTCTCTCGGGGTCGATGCGATCTGGCTTTCGCCGTTCTTTACCTCGCCCGATCTCGATATGGGCTATGATGTGTCGGATTATACCGGCGTGAACCCGCTGTTTGGCACGCTTGATGATTTCGATGCGCTGATCGATCGGGCGCATGCTTTGGGGCTTCGGGTGATCATCGACCAAGTGCTCTCGCACAGTTCGAACGAGCATCCGTGGTTTGTTGAAAGCCGTTCAAACCGCACGAACCCCAAGGCTGATTGGTATGTCTGGGCGGACCCCAAGGCAGACGGGACCGCGCCGAACAATTGGCTTTCTGTGTTCGGCGGCTCCGCGTGGCAGTTCGATACGCGGCGCAAGCAATATTATCTTCACAACTTCCTCACCGAGCAGCCCGATCTGAATTTCCACAATCCCGAGGTTGTGGACGCTTTGCTCGAGACAATGCGGTTCTGGCTTGATCGGGGCGTGGACGGGTTCAGGCTCGATACGGTGAATTTCTACGTGCATGACAAGGAGCTTCGGGACAATCCGCCTTCGGGGTGGGAGCATTTTCCGAACAATCCCTACGAGGCGCAGGATCAGATCTTTTCCAAGTCGCGTCCCGAGAACATCGACGTTCTGCGCCGCATGCGTGCGCTGACCGACGCCTATGAAGACCGGATGATGGTCGGCGAAGTTGGCGAAATGGGTCGCCAGATCGACATTATGGCCGAATATACCTCGGGCGGCGACAAACTCCATATGGCGTATTCCTTCGAGTTCCTGAGCCATCTGCACTCGGCCGAGCATTTCCGTAGCCGTATTGCCAAGTTTCTGGACAAGGCGCCCGACGGTTGGCCGTGCTGGTCGTTCTCGAACCATGACGTGCAGCGCCACGCCGCGCGCTGGACGCCGAAGGGCGGCGACAGCGACGCGGTTGCCAAGCAGTCGATTGCAATGTTGGCGAGCTTTCCCGGAACTCTGAACATCTATCAGGGGGAGGAGCTCGGGCAGACCGAAACCGATATCGAGTTCCACGAGCTGATGGATACGGCGAACATCGATTTCTGGCCCGAATACAAGGGCCGCGACGGGTGCCGCACTCCGATGGTGTGGGACAGTTCAGAGCCCTATGCGGGGTTTTCGGATGCCAAACCGTGGCTTCCGATCAAAGCGCCACAGGCTGCGCGCGCGCGGTCTTTGCAGGAAAACAACGGTGAAAGCGTTCTGAACGCCTATCGCGAGACCCTAGGGTTCCGCAAGGCACAGCCCGCGTTGAGGTTCGGAGCGACCCAATTCCTCGATCTGCCCGAACCTGTTTTGGGCATCCAGCGCGCGCTTGATGGTCAGGGTGTGACCGCGTTCTTCAATCTTTCGGATGCAACTGTCGCGCTTTCGCTTTCGTCTGCGGGCAAAGCCATCGGGCCGCGTCTTGCGACGGTCGAGGGTGAGGGTGTCACGCTCCCTGCGTTCGGCTTTGTCTATCTTGAGGGGCTGCTCGAGGCGGCCGTATCGGAGGCTTAG
- a CDS encoding rhodanese-like domain-containing protein has translation MALGYKDLLARADAAVTSLTGDEAAALLNDPSYVFVDIRDPRELDREGVITGAHHAPRGMLEFWIDPESPYHKPYFAEDKTFVFYCASGWRSLLATEVAQQMGLKCASLRGGFSDWKKNGYPVSERG, from the coding sequence ATGGCGCTGGGTTACAAAGACTTGCTTGCGCGCGCGGATGCCGCCGTTACCTCGCTCACCGGCGACGAAGCCGCAGCGCTCCTGAACGATCCCTCCTACGTCTTCGTCGACATCCGCGACCCCCGCGAACTCGACCGCGAGGGGGTCATAACGGGGGCACACCACGCTCCGCGCGGTATGCTCGAATTCTGGATCGACCCCGAAAGCCCCTATCACAAGCCCTATTTCGCAGAGGACAAAACCTTTGTCTTCTACTGTGCTTCGGGATGGCGGTCCTTGCTCGCAACCGAAGTCGCCCAGCAAATGGGCCTCAAATGCGCAAGCCTGCGGGGCGGATTCAGCGACTGGAAGAAAAACGGTTATCCTGTCTCCGAACGCGGCTAG